The window AGCGTAATTATGACTCTGGCATCGGTTGCCATGAAAATCCCCCAGTCTCGTTACTCAATCAATGCGGAGATGACGCCGGCGCCCACAGTGTGGCCGCCTTCCCGAATCGCAAACCGAAGACCTTCCT is drawn from Armatimonadota bacterium and contains these coding sequences:
- a CDS encoding elongation factor Tu produces the protein EGLRFAIREGGHTVGAGVISALIE